One part of the Xylanimonas allomyrinae genome encodes these proteins:
- a CDS encoding site-specific integrase — protein sequence MPRPPLEVGTWGRIKRTEIEAGRHVARVRFRDIDGRTRQVEAWGKSGAAAERTLVKALKDRAKAAGDTITSATRVEKLADFWLRTKVDGSGLAVNTRYRYRWVTEKAIVPGLGGLLLRECTTARLDAWVKRYAADGGQGNARLARTCLQGMFSVAVREGALDVNPMREVETVAAAESTEVRALSVREVVELRTCLREDASAVSVHLPELVDVMLATGCRIGEALALRWAEVDLVAGVVHLTGTVVRDPKEGLFRQDTTKGKKTTALWVPVWCVEVLEKHLVTVPAGPLGLVFPSAADGLREVSTVEKQWRAFRARNPQWSWVTPKTFRKTVGTEVARKAGLAAAGEQLTHSNTAVTAKHYVARPEAATDHSRLLEAFGA from the coding sequence ATGCCTAGACCCCCGCTTGAGGTCGGCACCTGGGGCCGGATCAAGCGCACGGAGATCGAGGCTGGCCGCCACGTCGCGAGGGTCAGGTTCCGTGACATCGACGGCCGCACGCGACAGGTCGAGGCGTGGGGGAAGTCCGGCGCGGCGGCGGAGCGCACGCTCGTGAAGGCATTGAAGGACCGGGCGAAGGCGGCCGGGGACACCATCACCTCGGCCACGCGCGTGGAGAAGCTGGCTGACTTCTGGCTGCGCACCAAGGTGGACGGCAGCGGCCTCGCGGTGAACACGAGGTACCGCTACCGCTGGGTGACCGAGAAGGCGATCGTGCCCGGGTTGGGCGGGCTGCTGCTGCGGGAGTGCACGACGGCCCGCCTGGACGCCTGGGTGAAGCGTTACGCGGCCGACGGCGGCCAGGGGAACGCGCGCCTGGCCCGTACCTGCCTGCAAGGGATGTTCTCGGTCGCCGTCCGTGAGGGAGCGCTCGACGTGAACCCGATGCGCGAGGTCGAGACGGTCGCGGCGGCGGAGTCCACGGAGGTGCGAGCACTCTCGGTGCGTGAGGTCGTCGAACTGCGAACATGCCTACGCGAGGACGCCTCGGCCGTCTCCGTGCACCTGCCCGAGCTGGTCGACGTGATGCTCGCCACCGGGTGCCGGATCGGTGAAGCGCTGGCGCTGCGCTGGGCGGAGGTCGACCTCGTGGCCGGCGTCGTGCACCTGACCGGCACCGTGGTGCGCGACCCGAAGGAAGGGCTGTTCCGGCAGGACACCACCAAGGGGAAGAAGACCACTGCATTGTGGGTGCCCGTGTGGTGCGTCGAGGTGCTCGAGAAGCACCTCGTCACGGTGCCTGCCGGGCCGCTGGGGCTGGTGTTCCCCTCGGCCGCTGACGGACTCCGGGAGGTCTCCACTGTCGAGAAGCAGTGGCGGGCGTTCCGGGCGCGCAACCCACAGTGGTCGTGGGTCACGCCCAAGACGTTCAGGAAGACCGTGGGCACGGAGGTGGCGCGCAAGGCTGGTCTGGCCGCCGCCGGGGAGCAGCTCACGCACTCGAACACCGCCGTCACGGCGAAGCACTACGTGGCCCGTCCCGAGGCTGCTACGGACCACTCCAGGCTGCTGGAAGCGTTCGGTGCCTGA
- the galE gene encoding UDP-glucose 4-epimerase GalE, giving the protein MTTLVTGGAGYIGAHVVRLLQQRGEDVVVVDDLTTGAASRIGQTTLVKLDLAACDAVDVLTRTMIEHKVDAVVHFAARKQVGESVARPAWYYQQNVGGMANLITAMENARVDRLVFSSSAATYGQPEVDRVAEKLSGHAINPYGETKVVGEWLGRAAGVAWGLRFVALRYFNVAGAGWPELGDPAILNLVPMVLDRLERGERPKIFGTDYPTPDGTCIRDYIHVLDLARAHLAALDYLTSDVRPHDAFNVGTGIGSSVREVIDEIGRVSGLDVTADVEPRRAGDPAALVGSPDLIESTLGWRAEAGLPEIIASAWEAWQAGPRRIGG; this is encoded by the coding sequence ATGACCACTCTTGTCACCGGCGGCGCCGGCTACATCGGCGCCCACGTCGTGCGGCTCCTCCAGCAGCGCGGAGAGGACGTCGTCGTCGTCGACGACCTGACCACGGGCGCGGCCTCCCGCATCGGCCAGACCACCCTCGTGAAGCTCGACCTGGCGGCGTGCGACGCCGTCGACGTGCTCACCCGGACGATGATCGAGCACAAGGTCGACGCCGTCGTGCACTTCGCGGCGCGCAAGCAGGTCGGGGAGTCGGTCGCCCGGCCCGCCTGGTACTACCAGCAGAACGTCGGCGGCATGGCCAACCTGATCACGGCCATGGAGAACGCCCGCGTGGACCGGCTCGTGTTCTCCTCCTCGGCCGCGACCTACGGGCAGCCCGAGGTCGATCGCGTGGCCGAGAAGCTCTCCGGGCACGCCATCAACCCCTACGGCGAGACCAAGGTCGTCGGCGAGTGGCTCGGGCGCGCGGCCGGTGTCGCGTGGGGGCTGCGGTTCGTGGCGCTGCGCTACTTCAACGTCGCGGGCGCCGGATGGCCCGAGCTCGGTGACCCGGCGATCCTCAACCTCGTGCCGATGGTGCTCGACCGCCTTGAGCGTGGTGAGCGGCCCAAGATCTTCGGCACCGACTACCCGACGCCCGACGGCACGTGCATCCGCGACTACATCCACGTGCTGGACCTCGCCAGGGCGCACCTGGCGGCCCTCGACTACCTCACGTCCGACGTGCGCCCGCACGACGCGTTCAACGTCGGCACCGGCATCGGGTCGAGCGTGCGCGAGGTCATCGACGAGATCGGCCGGGTGTCCGGGCTGGACGTCACGGCCGACGTCGAGCCGCGCCGCGCGGGCGACCCCGCCGCGCTGGTCGGCTCGCCCGACCTGATCGAGAGCACGCTCGGCTGGAGGGCCGAGGCGGGGCTGCCCGAGATCATCGCGTCCGCGTGGGAGGCCTGGCAGGCCGGGCCGCGGCGGATCGGCGGCTGA
- a CDS encoding DUF3631 domain-containing protein has translation MAAIGRLPDTITDRAVNIRLRRRKPSETVHPFRQSRDMPDLHALRDDLAAWVGEHADKLRDAHPDTPLEDRAADLWEPLLAVADLAGGGWPTLARQAAVALSHEAAKADSDHSDGHELLVDCRDLFHALLRADFVPTETLLAALKAIPDSRWAEDGLTGRRLAAMLKPYAIEPVRDPSGTKRGYKRVRFDDAFDRYLSDPVAPTAPDLPSEPSDVSEPQQP, from the coding sequence ATGGCCGCGATCGGACGCCTGCCCGACACGATCACCGACCGCGCCGTGAACATCCGCCTGCGCCGCCGCAAGCCGTCCGAGACCGTGCACCCGTTCCGCCAGTCCCGAGACATGCCCGACCTGCACGCGCTGCGCGACGACCTGGCCGCATGGGTCGGCGAGCACGCCGACAAGCTGCGCGACGCGCACCCCGACACCCCGCTCGAGGACCGCGCCGCCGACCTGTGGGAACCCCTGCTCGCCGTCGCCGACCTCGCGGGCGGAGGCTGGCCCACCCTGGCACGCCAAGCCGCCGTCGCGCTGTCCCACGAGGCCGCCAAGGCCGACTCCGACCACTCCGACGGACACGAGCTGCTGGTCGACTGCCGCGACCTGTTCCACGCCCTGCTGCGAGCAGACTTCGTGCCCACCGAGACGCTGCTCGCCGCGCTCAAGGCGATCCCCGACTCCCGCTGGGCCGAGGACGGGCTCACCGGCCGACGCCTCGCCGCGATGCTCAAGCCCTACGCGATCGAACCTGTCCGCGACCCGTCCGGCACCAAGCGCGGATACAAGCGCGTGCGCTTCGACGACGCCTTCGACCGCTACCTCTCCGACCCCGTCGCCCCCACCGCACCCGACCTTCCGTCAGAACCGTCAGACGTGTCAGAACCCCAGCAACCCTAG
- a CDS encoding phage major capsid protein: protein MKINTKAGRDAALKTAQRIVDGAKAANRDLTETETATIEQTVADVKAFDEHEVSAEQQERYRKGAELLAYFANDDRPPGEKSGAHLSLKRLADDLTAGMAGYSGRVSPGIKGLVPAGETVIPIPLVNTTPIPGAASLETPPRLVDVLPVEVRQAPVYSVLKQTVVPSAGAASVVAPGDVKPTKKLGVERVDSRLRVLAVLSEPQDKYLLEDAQNLRTWVGSELAEEIQSALEAEVLTGDGTGEHFTGLANTSGVQTQAFVRDPLVTVQYGLSKLANLGIAPSFVALSAADWLAIQTTRNASGTFDVGGPIDSTNQTAWGTRVVVVPGLAEGVGYVVGAESLTLSTDNHGVRAEWGNPGDTFTRNQVVARVEGRFNLDVMRPHGIVKLSLAES, encoded by the coding sequence GTGAAGATCAACACCAAGGCCGGACGAGACGCCGCGCTGAAGACAGCACAACGGATCGTCGACGGCGCCAAGGCCGCGAACCGCGACCTGACAGAGACCGAGACCGCCACGATCGAGCAGACCGTCGCGGACGTGAAGGCGTTCGACGAGCACGAGGTCAGTGCCGAGCAGCAGGAGCGATACCGGAAGGGAGCAGAGCTGCTGGCGTACTTCGCCAACGACGACCGCCCACCGGGCGAGAAGTCCGGCGCGCACCTGTCGCTCAAGCGCCTCGCAGACGACCTGACGGCAGGCATGGCGGGCTACTCCGGCAGGGTCAGTCCGGGGATCAAAGGCCTGGTGCCCGCCGGAGAGACCGTCATCCCGATCCCGCTGGTGAACACGACGCCCATCCCCGGGGCGGCAAGCCTGGAGACCCCGCCCCGCCTGGTCGACGTCCTGCCCGTCGAGGTGCGGCAGGCGCCGGTCTACTCGGTCCTGAAGCAGACCGTCGTGCCGAGTGCCGGCGCTGCGAGCGTGGTCGCTCCCGGCGACGTGAAGCCGACCAAGAAGCTCGGGGTCGAGCGCGTCGACTCCCGGTTGCGCGTGCTCGCCGTGCTCTCTGAACCTCAGGACAAGTACCTCCTGGAGGACGCCCAGAACCTGCGCACCTGGGTTGGTTCCGAACTCGCCGAGGAGATCCAGTCAGCCCTTGAGGCTGAGGTGCTGACCGGCGACGGCACCGGCGAACACTTCACCGGGCTGGCGAACACCTCGGGCGTGCAGACCCAGGCGTTCGTGCGCGATCCTCTCGTGACGGTGCAGTACGGCCTGTCGAAGCTCGCGAACCTCGGTATCGCACCCTCGTTCGTCGCGCTGTCCGCTGCGGACTGGCTCGCCATCCAGACCACCCGCAACGCCTCGGGCACGTTCGACGTCGGCGGCCCCATCGACAGCACGAACCAGACCGCGTGGGGCACCCGCGTCGTCGTCGTCCCTGGCCTGGCCGAGGGCGTTGGGTACGTCGTGGGAGCCGAGTCCTTGACGCTGTCCACCGACAACCATGGGGTGCGGGCCGAGTGGGGAAACCCTGGCGACACCTTCACGCGGAACCAGGTCGTCGCCCGCGTCGAGGGACGGTTCAACCTCGACGTCATGCGACCGCACGGCATCGTCAAACTCTCGCTCGCCGAGAGCTGA
- a CDS encoding NUDIX hydrolase codes for MRILARAARRAPPRERLPSFHAHPPYVAGLRERIGTDLLWLPGVTVVVRDDAGLLLLARRADSGLWALISGIVDPGEEPAVAAVREVAEETGVDVVVDALAAVSTTPETVYANGDRSVYLDLLFRARPVSPESAAAARVGDDENLAVGWFAPGSLPDDLQPSTRARLALLDAFEAGSGAAVFSA; via the coding sequence GTGCGGATCCTCGCGCGCGCCGCCCGCCGCGCGCCGCCCCGCGAGCGCCTACCCTCGTTCCATGCCCATCCCCCGTACGTCGCCGGTCTCCGTGAACGCATCGGCACCGACCTGCTGTGGCTGCCCGGTGTGACCGTGGTCGTGCGTGACGACGCCGGGCTGCTCCTGCTGGCGCGCCGCGCCGACTCCGGGCTGTGGGCTCTGATCAGCGGCATCGTCGACCCGGGCGAGGAGCCGGCCGTCGCAGCGGTGCGTGAGGTCGCCGAGGAGACGGGCGTCGACGTCGTCGTCGACGCGCTCGCCGCGGTGTCGACGACGCCCGAGACGGTCTACGCCAACGGCGACCGGTCGGTCTACCTGGACCTGCTGTTCCGGGCCCGGCCCGTCTCGCCCGAGTCCGCCGCGGCGGCACGCGTGGGCGACGACGAGAACCTCGCCGTCGGCTGGTTCGCGCCCGGCTCGCTGCCCGACGACCTCCAGCCGTCGACGCGCGCTCGGCTCGCCCTGCTGGACGCGTTCGAGGCGGGCAGCGGCGCCGCCGTCTTCAGCGCGTGA
- a CDS encoding bifunctional DNA primase/polymerase — protein sequence MLNSALDLAAQGWAVLPCREAGSTAKAPYLRHGFHEASRDPGVIRAWWERWPHAMIGAPVPETLLVLDVDPRNGGSRTELEDVLGPLPHTLTVTSGRGDGGQHLYFLRPVGQVVSARLPAGIDLKVSGYCIVPPSLHPATGRPYVWNDALPVALPARALAALRPAPRPRPRPSRPGSADRFAGLVRAVGSASVGGRNAALFWAACRAVDEDAPEQVFDDLAAAALSAGLTEREAHRTIDSARRRKELAS from the coding sequence GTGCTGAACTCCGCTCTCGACCTGGCAGCCCAGGGCTGGGCCGTGCTCCCGTGCCGCGAGGCCGGGAGCACGGCCAAGGCCCCGTACCTACGCCACGGGTTCCACGAGGCGTCCCGCGACCCTGGCGTGATCCGGGCGTGGTGGGAGCGCTGGCCGCACGCGATGATCGGCGCCCCGGTGCCCGAGACGCTGCTCGTGCTCGACGTCGACCCGCGCAACGGCGGGTCGCGCACCGAGCTGGAGGACGTGCTCGGCCCGCTGCCCCACACGCTCACGGTCACCTCGGGCCGTGGCGACGGCGGGCAGCACCTGTACTTCCTGCGCCCGGTCGGGCAGGTGGTCTCTGCCCGCCTGCCCGCCGGGATCGACCTCAAGGTGTCCGGGTACTGCATCGTGCCGCCGTCCCTGCACCCGGCCACCGGGCGCCCGTACGTGTGGAACGACGCCCTGCCCGTGGCGCTGCCGGCGCGCGCGCTGGCCGCCCTACGCCCGGCGCCCCGGCCTCGACCACGGCCGTCACGGCCGGGGTCGGCGGACCGCTTCGCCGGGCTGGTGCGGGCGGTCGGGTCGGCCAGTGTCGGCGGGCGTAACGCAGCACTGTTCTGGGCCGCGTGCCGCGCGGTCGACGAGGACGCCCCGGAACAGGTCTTCGACGACCTCGCCGCGGCGGCCCTGTCGGCCGGGCTGACCGAGCGCGAGGCCCACCGCACGATCGACTCCGCCCGGCGGAGGAAGGAGCTGGCATCTTGA
- a CDS encoding helix-turn-helix domain-containing protein, protein MSQESWGPKWTATVGAQVRMLREPAGFGSVQKLADRCAVLGFPIPRSTIANMENGQRPNVTVQEVAVLAAALGVPPVRLLYPIREGATAIEVLPTIEQLPFDALEWFVGLNGLTEELPSNTDDLDLVREEGRLARDVVGWMAQRAQAVDTVERAAAGLPSSGPAATQDDVDRLRARVAAARDALREHREKMRARGVVPAGDVDA, encoded by the coding sequence ATGAGTCAGGAGAGCTGGGGTCCGAAGTGGACCGCGACAGTCGGTGCGCAGGTTCGGATGCTCCGCGAGCCAGCGGGTTTCGGGTCGGTGCAGAAGCTCGCAGACAGGTGTGCGGTGCTGGGGTTTCCCATCCCTCGCAGCACGATCGCGAACATGGAGAACGGGCAACGCCCAAACGTCACGGTGCAGGAAGTGGCGGTCCTCGCGGCCGCCCTCGGCGTGCCGCCCGTGCGCCTGCTCTACCCGATCCGTGAGGGAGCGACGGCCATCGAGGTTCTGCCGACGATCGAACAACTCCCTTTCGATGCCCTTGAATGGTTCGTCGGCCTGAACGGCCTGACCGAGGAGCTACCGAGCAACACAGACGACCTCGACCTCGTACGGGAGGAAGGACGGCTCGCACGCGACGTGGTCGGCTGGATGGCGCAGCGCGCCCAGGCCGTCGACACCGTCGAGCGCGCAGCGGCTGGGCTTCCGTCCTCCGGTCCCGCGGCCACCCAGGATGACGTCGATCGGCTTCGGGCCCGTGTCGCCGCGGCCCGCGATGCCCTCCGCGAGCACCGAGAGAAGATGCGCGCGCGCGGAGTAGTCCCGGCAGGGGACGTTGATGCCTAG
- a CDS encoding 3-deoxy-7-phosphoheptulonate synthase, translating to MTVSNTATSDSLADAAGVTDRPAYERKAELLAETSDLRIRALDALPAPRAVRVTQPLGTERSDLVTTSRREVRDVLRGEDDRLLVIVGPCSVHDPAAALDYASRLAPLAHELADDLVVVMRVYFEKPRTTVGWKGLINDPHLDGSHDVREGLRLAREVLLGVLDAGVPAATEFLEPTSPQYIADAVTWGAIGARNAESQVHRQLASGLSMPVGFKNATDGDVQIAVDGCITAASEHTFFGADSEGRAAAVETAGNPDCHVILRGGRGGPNYSREDVAAALAVASRSGLGGAVEAGVVVDASHGNSGKDHVRQAAVVREIAARLAEGERGITGLMMESFLVAGAQNPGPLDTLVYGQSVTDKCIDWPTTEGLLRELAAAARARREA from the coding sequence ATGACCGTGAGCAACACCGCCACCAGCGATAGCCTTGCCGACGCCGCGGGCGTGACCGACCGCCCGGCATACGAACGGAAGGCTGAGCTGTTGGCCGAGACCTCCGACCTTCGCATCCGCGCACTCGACGCGCTGCCCGCGCCGCGCGCCGTGCGCGTCACACAGCCGCTCGGCACCGAGCGCAGCGACCTCGTGACGACGTCGCGCCGCGAGGTGCGCGACGTCCTGCGCGGCGAGGACGACCGGCTGCTGGTCATCGTCGGGCCGTGCTCGGTCCACGACCCCGCCGCCGCACTCGACTACGCGTCCCGCCTGGCCCCCCTGGCCCACGAGCTGGCCGACGACCTCGTCGTCGTCATGCGTGTCTACTTCGAGAAGCCGCGCACCACCGTCGGGTGGAAGGGCCTCATCAACGACCCCCACCTCGACGGCTCGCACGACGTGCGCGAAGGCCTGCGCCTGGCCCGCGAGGTGCTGCTGGGCGTGCTCGACGCCGGCGTGCCCGCCGCCACCGAGTTCCTCGAACCCACCAGCCCGCAGTACATCGCCGACGCCGTGACCTGGGGTGCCATCGGTGCCCGCAACGCCGAGTCGCAGGTCCACCGCCAGCTCGCGTCCGGGCTGTCGATGCCCGTCGGGTTCAAGAACGCCACCGACGGCGACGTCCAGATCGCCGTCGACGGCTGCATCACCGCGGCGAGCGAGCACACCTTCTTCGGCGCCGACTCCGAGGGCCGCGCCGCCGCCGTCGAGACCGCAGGGAACCCCGACTGCCACGTCATCCTGCGCGGCGGTCGCGGCGGACCCAACTACTCGCGCGAGGACGTCGCGGCGGCGCTCGCGGTCGCCTCCCGCTCGGGCCTCGGGGGTGCCGTCGAGGCCGGCGTCGTCGTCGACGCGTCGCACGGCAACTCGGGCAAGGACCACGTGCGGCAGGCCGCCGTCGTGCGCGAGATCGCGGCCCGGCTCGCCGAGGGCGAGCGCGGGATCACCGGCCTGATGATGGAGAGCTTCCTGGTCGCGGGCGCCCAGAACCCCGGGCCGCTGGACACGCTGGTGTACGGGCAGTCCGTCACCGACAAGTGCATCGACTGGCCCACGACGGAGGGCCTGCTGCGCGAGCTGGCCGCCGCGGCGCGTGCGCGGCGCGAGGCCTAG
- a CDS encoding M15 family metallopeptidase: MAVDLGGNVAGFGSDGYRWLAANAGAFGWENPDWARPGGSKPEPWHWEYTR, encoded by the coding sequence GTGGCCGTCGACCTGGGCGGCAACGTCGCCGGGTTCGGCAGCGACGGCTACCGCTGGCTGGCCGCGAACGCCGGCGCCTTCGGGTGGGAGAACCCGGACTGGGCCCGCCCGGGCGGCTCGAAGCCGGAGCCGTGGCACTGGGAGTACACCCGCTGA
- a CDS encoding antibiotic biosynthesis monooxygenase yields the protein MSTPDRPQPVTVSIHRVVSPDRVPAVTVWVQEGVNLANRWDGFLGSGWLRGAEGSRDWYMLYRFADAERLAAWEASGERAAWLARGAGLVEERRVERRTGIEGWFDAPSRQDENAGPPLLPPPPRWKQAVVIWLGFFPVNLMFTWLLGSAVPASGGWPLPVRVLVSTLVLTPIMSFWVLPWVTARLTGWLHRT from the coding sequence ATGAGCACGCCGGACCGCCCGCAGCCCGTCACCGTGTCGATCCACCGCGTCGTCAGCCCCGACCGCGTGCCCGCCGTCACCGTGTGGGTCCAGGAAGGAGTCAACCTCGCCAACCGGTGGGACGGGTTCCTCGGCTCGGGCTGGCTGCGCGGGGCCGAAGGATCACGCGACTGGTACATGCTGTACCGCTTCGCCGACGCCGAACGGCTCGCCGCCTGGGAGGCGTCCGGCGAACGCGCGGCCTGGCTCGCCCGCGGCGCCGGACTCGTCGAGGAACGGCGCGTCGAACGACGCACCGGCATCGAGGGCTGGTTCGACGCACCCTCACGCCAGGACGAGAACGCCGGCCCGCCGCTGCTGCCTCCGCCACCGCGATGGAAGCAGGCCGTCGTGATCTGGCTCGGGTTCTTCCCCGTCAACCTCATGTTCACCTGGCTGCTCGGGTCGGCCGTCCCGGCGTCGGGCGGCTGGCCGCTGCCCGTGCGCGTGCTCGTCTCGACGCTGGTGCTGACCCCGATCATGTCGTTCTGGGTGCTGCCGTGGGTCACGGCACGCCTGACCGGGTGGCTGCACCGCACCTAG
- a CDS encoding glycerophosphodiester phosphodiesterase translates to MAPAVTPPHVSPRVSPPVPLVVAHRGNSTVAPQNTLAAFEAAWRADAAMIECDIQVAADGGIVVIHDDSVDATTDGRGDVGALSLTDLRALDAGAWFAPPFAGQRIPTLGELLTFLDDRPGTDLLLELKGVWSVEDAARVASAVDAARLGPRTIVQSFWPETVAALRDAAGHLRRGWLIERRHEPLTEICAQLGVMTCNPSVELVLEDDGLVPLLHEAGVQVMVWTADDVAQWEALTAAGVDAIITDRPDRLAGWLAGRFPA, encoded by the coding sequence GTGGCTCCCGCCGTGACTCCCCCACACGTCTCCCCGCGCGTCTCCCCGCCTGTCCCGCTGGTCGTCGCGCACCGTGGCAACAGCACCGTCGCGCCGCAGAACACGCTCGCGGCCTTCGAGGCGGCGTGGCGCGCGGACGCGGCGATGATCGAGTGCGACATCCAGGTCGCGGCCGACGGCGGCATCGTCGTCATCCACGACGACTCGGTGGACGCGACGACGGACGGGCGCGGCGACGTCGGCGCGCTGTCGCTCACGGACCTGCGCGCGCTCGACGCGGGCGCGTGGTTCGCGCCGCCGTTCGCCGGCCAGCGCATCCCGACGCTCGGCGAGCTGCTCACGTTCCTGGACGACCGCCCGGGCACGGACCTGCTGCTCGAGCTCAAGGGGGTGTGGTCGGTCGAGGACGCCGCGCGCGTCGCCTCGGCGGTCGACGCCGCACGCCTGGGCCCGCGCACGATCGTGCAGTCGTTCTGGCCCGAGACCGTCGCCGCGCTGCGTGACGCCGCCGGGCATCTGCGGCGCGGCTGGCTCATCGAGCGTCGGCACGAACCGCTCACGGAGATCTGCGCCCAGCTCGGTGTCATGACGTGCAACCCGTCGGTGGAGCTCGTCCTGGAGGACGACGGCCTGGTGCCGCTGCTGCACGAGGCCGGCGTGCAGGTGATGGTCTGGACGGCCGACGACGTCGCGCAGTGGGAGGCGCTGACCGCGGCCGGGGTCGATGCGATCATCACCGACCGCCCGGACCGCCTCGCGGGGTGGCTCGCGGGCCGGTTCCCTGCCTGA